The genomic stretch GCCGTACCGCGATTGTCGGCCCCTCCGGTTCCGGTAAGACGACGTTGCTGCGTATTATTGCCGGTTTCGAAGCGCCGGATAGCGGCACCGTGCGTCTGCAAACGCGCGTCGTGGCGGATGCGCACCAGTGGGTGCCGGCGCATCAGCGCGGCATCGGCTTTGTACCGCAGGACGGCGCGCTGTTTCCGCACTTTACCGTGGCGCAGAACATCGGTTTTGGGCTTGAGGGCAGTAAACAGGATAAACAGCGACGCATCGATGAACTGATGGCGATGGTGTCGCTGGACTCGCGGCTGGCGTCACTGTGGCCGCATGAATTATCCGGCGGCCAGCAGCAGCGGGTGGCGCTGGCGCGCGCGTTGTCTCAGCGCCCGACGCTGATGCTGTTGGATGAACCTTTCTCGGCGCTGGATACTGGCCTGCGCGCCGCGACCCGTCAGGCGGTTTCCGCCCTGCTGGCGGAGGCGGGCGTGGCGTCGATTCTGGTGACTCACGATCAGGCGGAGGCGTTGTCGTTTGCCGATCAGGTGGCCGTCATGCGGCAAGGGCGGCTGGTGCAGGTGGGATCGCCGCAGTCGTTGTATCTGCGCCCGGTGGATGAAGCCGCCGCCGCGTTTCTTGGCGACACGCTGGTGCTGTCGGCGCAACTGAAAGACGGGCGCGCCGCGTGCGCGCTGGGCGACATCGCGGTTGACGATAATCAGTCCGCCGGCGCCGCACGCATCATGCTGCGACCGGAGCAGATTCAGCTCTCGCTGGCCGAGCCGTCGGCGGCGCCGCAGGCGGTGGTGGCGAACATCGAGTTTGCCGGATTCGTGTCCACGCTGCGCCTGCGAATGACCAACAGCTCGCAGATGATCGAACTGAAAAGCGTCAGCCGGGAAGATATCGTCATCGGTTGCGGCGTCAATCTGACGGTAGCCGGGCGGGCGCATCGACTGGATTAGTTCCGGCGGCCGCCTTCACTGTGGAGCGCTGGCCGTGGTCACGCGCCGTGCGGGCGCATAGCCTGCATAAATTGCGATGACCGTTGAGGAAGCGTTATCCGTTGCGTGTAGCATTTTGTGTTAAGCTGAAAAACAGGTGGGCGTAAGCCCGTTCTGTTTCACTCAATGCAAAGGTTGCATCATGGATCGATTTCCACGTTCTAACGGTTCCATCGTCCAGCAGGCCGGCACCGGTCTGCAAACTTATATGGCGCAGGTCTATGGCTGGATGACCTGCGGTCTGTTGCTGACCGCGTTTGTTGCCTGGTATGCCGCTAACACCCCGGCGGTGTTGCAGATGGTGTTCTCCAGCAAGATCACCTTCTTTGGGCTGGTGATTGCCCAACTGGGACTGGTGTTTGTGCTGTCCGGCATGGTGCACCGCCTGAGCGGCGGCGTCGCCACCACGCTGTTTATGCTCTATTCCGCGCTGACCGGCCTGACGCTTTCCAGTATTTTCATCGTCTACTCCGGCGAATCCATCGCCAGCACCTTTGTGATTACCGCCGGTATGTTCGGCGCCATGAGCCTGTACGGCTATGTCACCAAACGCGACCTGACCGGCATGGGCAGCATGCTGTTCATGGCGCTGATCGGTATTCTGCTGGCCACGCTGGTGAATTTCTGGCTGAAAAGCGAAGGGTTGCAGCTTGCCATCACCTACATCGGGGTGCTGGTGTTTGTCGGCCTGACCGCTTACGACACGCAGAAACTGAAAAACATCGGTGAAGAGCTGTCGGTCGATGACCGGGACAGTTTCCGCAAGTACTCGATCATGGGCGCGCTGACCCTGTATCTCGATTTCATCAACCTGTTCCTGATGCTGCTGCGTTTGTTCGGCAGTCGTCGGTGAGGGTGTTGCAGATTACTGGCAACCCTTCTTAGTTACAGATAATGGGGCTTTCCGGCGTTAAAACTGTGCTGAGGCAAGCGACTTCGCCGGGTGAGCCGCATGGACGCGGCGAAAGTCCGTGCCGCGCCGGGAGCGCGTCACGGACGGCCCGAACAGCGAAGTCGAATGCCGAAGGTAGCGCGTAGCGCCACAGTTTAGCCACTAGCCAGTGGTCAAGGAGAGGTGGCGTTTGAACCTCTCCTTGTCGTGCGTGCTATGAAGTGGCAAAGAAACCACACCGTTTATCCCGCACGAAACCATTCACTGACCAGACATACATCTCCGTTCACAAAACAACACGGCTGTTTGTCGACAGCCTTAGAGTTTTGTTATTTCTTTTCGCTGTCATCCGTCGGCGGGGGGCCCACCTGGGTTAACTGCGGGCTGTGCGCCGGCAACCAGCCGACCATCGACGGGAAGCGTTTCAGGAAATGGAACACCACTACGTTTTTGAGCATCTGCCAGTACGAGCGTTTCGGTAGTTGCGCAGGGTCAACCCGTACGCAGTCTTCGCGAATAAGCTGGTGCAGGTTGTCCCGCAGTTGCTGGTTGAAGTCGCGGTCATTGATGATCAGATTGGCTTCGAGGTTGAGCGCCAGACTGAGCGGATCCAG from Dickeya fangzhongdai encodes the following:
- a CDS encoding Bax inhibitor-1/YccA family protein, which codes for MDRFPRSNGSIVQQAGTGLQTYMAQVYGWMTCGLLLTAFVAWYAANTPAVLQMVFSSKITFFGLVIAQLGLVFVLSGMVHRLSGGVATTLFMLYSALTGLTLSSIFIVYSGESIASTFVITAGMFGAMSLYGYVTKRDLTGMGSMLFMALIGILLATLVNFWLKSEGLQLAITYIGVLVFVGLTAYDTQKLKNIGEELSVDDRDSFRKYSIMGALTLYLDFINLFLMLLRLFGSRR
- a CDS encoding ABC transporter ATP-binding protein codes for the protein MNTLELYGIGKSFNAVTVLDGIDLQVAPGSRTAIVGPSGSGKTTLLRIIAGFEAPDSGTVRLQTRVVADAHQWVPAHQRGIGFVPQDGALFPHFTVAQNIGFGLEGSKQDKQRRIDELMAMVSLDSRLASLWPHELSGGQQQRVALARALSQRPTLMLLDEPFSALDTGLRAATRQAVSALLAEAGVASILVTHDQAEALSFADQVAVMRQGRLVQVGSPQSLYLRPVDEAAAAFLGDTLVLSAQLKDGRAACALGDIAVDDNQSAGAARIMLRPEQIQLSLAEPSAAPQAVVANIEFAGFVSTLRLRMTNSSQMIELKSVSREDIVIGCGVNLTVAGRAHRLD